One window of the Zygotorulaspora mrakii chromosome 6, complete sequence genome contains the following:
- the PTP2 gene encoding tyrosine protein phosphatase PTP2 (similar to Saccharomyces cerevisiae PTP2 (YOR208W); ancestral locus Anc_8.623), giving the protein MMLNKEATDAGTGGGTPRGATDTSGLNLNIYSSTQVRRPMLFSMKTAPAFQMAGASGKETVDIKKCKDCDVPALQICERVDDLIVGACNSMIIIFDLTTTGSLVSSGAVTPNGSEAGSENSSSGGGNGSASGNASANGKGSGPCHNAKDIYRIHLSLPSTLVKRPKFHFEKILHTVIDDSKRLKLLNLIDNCNRFLFFDGTSTLSTCSLTTFWLIKKFNAFLHDKLGKSNIELFILEKMDTPFSSLQTTTTANADTTVKTMSAAATATAFSSIGQSSDFLSSDKKTFQGKMNLTVKVLPRSNEKMFIQSIKKDTVHYSPTSLRKFFKFKIPENLSQNDPILPNWLKQFADKDKNDVLLQKLLSNFEFLESLELERLERGLTVEQQRQQQHEQHEQQQQQQQQQQRALQKSKSYQKIYSLSNLQKEFRKQKKFNYNDKCKYSSSSCPTSPRHEVLDLKLSIPKDSKSTSISTNNLQVPPTFAVYPSTNDVNTNSPASSPHPDTDSDSLLTPMNNYEMSEGIKSFSKNRYSNILPYEHSRVKLQPSPLCGPPNINNISYSSSVSDNSSGKSINNGTKTPAATTLTSTNNTASELAPAPASALASTSKSASLSKPTSESTLISVPVDNTKDTCDCSKNHKKRRNSCSISPPSSASYFNQTIDSSCLEQPNIETSPETKDSFDDYFNANYLKIPQVNGDFEYIATQAPLPSTIDDFWKVISTNGVKVIISLNSNDELFMRKWDIYWNNNRSNQKYKIDMTESFENVCEVDGCILRIFSFYKNSTLNNVETAEANDISKTSAPSGDYNPSSSKLTVYQLQYTKWLDSCGIVMKDILNLYTIKNILLNNPNELINDLRSKKTKPISKYHKDLWLDDHKDMKQPPLLVHCSAGCGRTGVFITLDFLLNILTYPSNCNNKIDVWKMTQDLIFITVNELRKQRISMVQNLTQYITCYEAILEYFSLKKIEFEMNKTENR; this is encoded by the coding sequence ATGATGCTCAACAAGGAAGCGACCGATGCCGGGACGGGTGGCGGTACGCCCAGAGGGGCCACAGACACCAGCGGGTTGAATCTCAACATATACTCCTCGACACAGGTGAGAAGGCCGATGCTGTTTTCGATGAAAACAGCACCGGCCTTCCAGATGGCGGGCGCAAGCGGGAAGGAGACGGTGGACATTAAGAAATGCAAGGACTGTGATGTGCCGGCTTTACAGATTTGTGAGAGGGTGGACGATCTGATTGTGGGGGCATGCAACAGCATGATAATCATATTCGACTTGACGACCACGGGCTCGTTGGTTTCTTCGGGCGCGGTCACGCCGAATGGGAGCGAAGCTGGCAGCGAGAACAGCAGCAGCGGCGGTGGAAACGGAAGTGCCAGTGGGAACGCGAGTGCGAATGGCAAGGGGAGTGGTCCCTGTCACAATGCAAAGGATATCTACAGGATTCATCTTTCATTGCCCAGCACTTTGGTCAAGAGACCCAAATTCCATTTTGAGAAGATACTCCATACAGTGATAGATGACTCCAAAAGGCTGAAATTGCTTAATTTGATCGACAATTGTAACAggtttttgttctttgacGGCACGAGTACGCTGTCCACATGTTCGCTGACGACGTTTTGGCTGATCAAGAAATTCAATGCCTTTCTACATGACAAACTGGGCaaatcaaatattgaacTGTTCATCTTGGAGAAAATGGACACACCGTTCAGTTCATTGCagacaacaacaacagccAATGCTGACACCACCGTAAAGACGATGTCGGCGGCGGCAACTGCAACTGCATTTTCGTCAATTGGCCAGTCCAGTGACTTTTTAAGttctgataaaaaaacttttcaagGTAAGATGAACCTAACAGTCAAAGTTTTACCGAGATCAAATGAGAAAATGTTTATTCAATCAATTAAAAAGGACACTGTCCATTATTCACCGACGTCTTTaagaaaattcttcaaatttaaaattCCTGAAAATTTGTCACAAAATGATCCTATATTACCAAATTGGCTGAAACAATTCGCTGAtaaagataaaaatgatgtaCTTTTGCAGAAAttattatcaaattttgagtttttgGAGTCTCTAGAACTTGAAAGATTAGAGAGAGGTCTTACAGTAGAACAACAACGACAGCAGCAGCATGAACAGCAtgaacaacaacaacaacagcagcagcagcagcaacgTGCTTTACAAAAATCGAAAtcatatcaaaaaatttattcGTTGtcaaatttacaaaaagagtttagaaagcaaaaaaaattcaattataATGACAAGTGTAaatattcatcatcatcatgtCCAACTTCACCTCGTCACGAAGTATTAGATTTGAAACTTTCAATACCGAAGGACTCAAAAAGCACTAGCATTAGCACAAACAATTTGCAGGTTCCACCCACGTTTGCGGTATATCCATCAACGAATGACGTTAATACAAACTCACCAGCATCTTCACCTCATCCTGACACAGATAGCGATTCTTTACTAACTCCAATGAATAATTATGAAATGTCAGAGGGTATCAAATCATTTTCTAAAAATAGATACTCTAATATTTTACCCTATGAACATTCAAGGGTTAAATTGCAGCCTTCACCACTTTGTGGGCCACCAAACATTAATAATATTTCATATTCATCTTCAGTAAGTGACAACTCTTCAGGCAAAAGTATAAATAATGGTACCAAAACACCGGCGGCAACAACGTTGACCTCGACCAACAATACAGCATCAGAATTAGCACCTGCACCTGCATCTGCCTTAGCATCTACATCAAAATCCGCATCACTGTCGAAACCAACATCGGAATCAACATTGATATCTGTTCCTGTTGATAACACTAAAGATACATGTGATTGTTCTAAAAATCataagaaaagaagaaactcGTGTTCAATATCCCCGCCATCATCGGCATCATATTTTAACCAAACAATTGATTCATCATGTTTGGAACAACCCAACATCGAAACAAGCCCAGAAACCAAGgattcttttgatgattACTTCAATGCCAATTATTTAAAAATACCGCAAGTTAATggagattttgaatatattgCAACTCAGGCTCCATTACCTTCAACAATTGACGATTTTTGGAAAGTAATAAGTACAAATGGTGTGAAAGTTATCATATCTTTAAACTCAAATGACGAATTATTCATGAGAAAATGGGACATTTATTGGAATAATAATCGCTCTAATCAAAAATACAAGATTGATATGACagaaagttttgaaaatgtttgTGAAGTTGATGGCTGCATACTGAgaattttctctttttataAAAATTCCACTCTAAACAATGTCGAAACTGCGGAAGCTAACGATATCTCAAAAACTAGTGCTCCAAGTGGTGATTATAATCCCAGCTCTTCAAAACTGACTGTGTATCAATTGCAATATACGAAATGGTTAGATTCTTGTGGTATTGTTATGAAAGATATCTTGAATCTTTATacaatcaaaaatatacttTTGAACAATCCCAATGAGCTCATAAATGATTTAAGATCCAAAAAGACAAAAccgatatcaaaatatcataaaGATTTATGGTTGGATGATCACAAGGATATGAAACAACCGCCGTTGTTGGTACATTGTTCAGCCGGTTGTGGAAGGACAGGTGTTTTCATTACTCTAGATTTTCTACTGAATATTTTGACATATCCAAGCAATTGTAATAACAAAATTGACGTTTGGAAAATGACTCAGGATCTAATTTTTATTACTGTAAACGAATTACGCAAacaaagaatatcaatGGTCCAGAACTTAACACAATATATAACATGTTATGAGGCGATCCTCGAatatttctctttgaagaaaatcgAATTCGAAATGAACAAAACGGAAAATCGATGA